A region from the Gemmatimonadota bacterium genome encodes:
- a CDS encoding MotA/TolQ/ExbB proton channel family protein, translating to MQRLSAICRYEKQFGLSESNWPGAIIGGLSGAGVASIGIYFYFFAPAAASWVEWTGRSAYVLVLGSSAAHLVAFIHFWRRLGAEGADTGNLTALRQEQVDKFRQSRENYADLKARDDEAVDELLAVFGERLLSGQRALSRIPFYGYLGTVCGILLMAEELTRLDEATETFKVLRDMAGGLVLAFQTTLVALLAYLPLRKGYDMLLNRMSDLERKWLDMREGEKRE from the coding sequence ATGCAACGCTTAAGTGCTATTTGTCGTTACGAAAAGCAATTTGGCCTGTCCGAGTCCAATTGGCCTGGTGCGATAATAGGTGGATTGAGCGGTGCTGGCGTGGCGAGTATTGGTATTTATTTTTATTTTTTTGCACCAGCAGCCGCGAGTTGGGTCGAGTGGACGGGGCGTTCGGCTTATGTGCTCGTTTTGGGCAGTTCGGCAGCGCATCTGGTCGCGTTTATTCATTTTTGGCGGCGATTGGGTGCAGAAGGTGCGGATACAGGTAATTTGACTGCATTGCGCCAGGAGCAGGTGGATAAATTTCGCCAGAGCCGCGAGAATTATGCGGACTTAAAAGCGCGCGATGACGAGGCTGTAGATGAGTTACTCGCTGTGTTTGGCGAGCGGTTGTTGTCCGGGCAGCGGGCTTTGAGTCGCATTCCGTTTTATGGGTATTTGGGCACTGTGTGCGGTATTTTGCTGATGGCCGAAGAATTGACCCGACTGGATGAGGCGACCGAGACGTTTAAGGTGTTGCGCGATATGGCAGGTGGATTGGTGCTGGCATTTCAGACAACGCTCGTCGCCTTGCTGGCCTATTTGCCGCTTCGAAAGGGCTACGATATGTTGTTGAATCGCATGTCTGATCTGGAACGCAAATGGTTGGATATGCGCGAGGGGGAGAAAAGAGAGTGA